The following coding sequences are from one Perognathus longimembris pacificus isolate PPM17 chromosome 13, ASM2315922v1, whole genome shotgun sequence window:
- the P2ry2 gene encoding P2Y purinoceptor 2 produces the protein MAEADLALWNDTGNGTWAGDELGYRCRFNEDFKYVLLPVSYGIVCVLGLCLNVVALYIFLCRLKTWNASTTYMFHLAVSDSLYAASLPLLVYYYARGDHWPFSTVLCKLVRFLFYTNLYCSILFLTCISVHRCLGVLRPLHSLRWGRARYARRVAAVVWVLVLACQAPVLYFVTTSVRGVRITCHDTSAPELFSHFVAYSSVMLGLLFAVPFAIILVCYVLMARRLLKPAYGTTGGLPRAKRKSVRTIALVLAVFALCFLPFHVTRTLYYSFRSLDLSCHTLNAINMAYKITRPLASANSCLDPVLYFLAGQRLVRFARDAKPPTDPTPTPRAHRRLGLHRSGRNDTKRKEVSLSSDDSRQTEFTPAGSEHTKDIRL, from the coding sequence ATGGCCGAGGCAGACCTGGCTCTCTGGAATGACACCGGCAATGGCACGTGGGCTGGGGATGAACTGGGCTACAGGTGCCGCTTCAATGAGGACTTCAAGTATGTGCTGCTGCCCGTGTCCTATGGCATCGTGTGTGTGCTGGGGTTGTGTCTGAATGTCGTGGCGCTCTACATCTTCTTGTGCCGCCTGAAGACCTGGAACGCCTCCACCACGTACATGTTCCACCTGGCTGTGTCGGACTCGCTCTACGCAGCCTCCCTGCCTCTGCTGGTTTATTACTATGCCCGGGGTGACCACTGGCCTTTCAGCACCGTGCTCTGCAAGCTGGTGCGCTTCCTCTTCTACACCAACCTCTACTGCAGCATCCTCTTCCTCACCTGTATCAGCGTGCACCGGTGCTTGGGCGTCCTGCGCCCTCTGCACTCCCTACGCTGGGGCAGAGCCCGCTATGCCCGCCGGGTGGCAGCGGTTGTGTGGGTGCTCGTACTGGCCTGCCAGGCCCCCGTGCTCTACTTTGTCACCACCAGCGTGCGTGGAGTCCGCATCACCTGCCACGACACCTCGGCTCCGGAACTTTTCAGCCACTTTGTGGCCTACAGCTCTGTCATGCTGGGCCTGCTCTTCGCCGTGCCCTTTGCCATTATCCTGGTGTGTTATGTGCTCATGGCACGCCGACTGCTCAAGCCAGCCTACGGGACCACGGGTGGCCTGCCCCGGGCCAAGCGCAAGTCAGTACGCACCATTGCCCTGGTGCTGGCCGTCTTcgccctctgcttcctgcctttCCACGTCACCCGCACCCTTTACTACTCCTTCCGCTCCCTCGACCTCAGCTGCCACACCCTCAATGCCATCAACATGGCCTACAAAATCACTCGGCCCCTGGCCAGTGCCAACAGTTGCCTTGACCCTGTGCTCTACTTCCTGGCTGGGCAGAGGCTTGTCCGCTTTGCCCGGGATGCCAAGCCACCCACagaccccacccctaccccccggGCTCACCGCAGGCTGGGCTTGCACAGGTCTGGCAGAAATGACACCAAGAGGAAAGAAGTGTCACTCAGTAGTGATGACTCTAGGCAGACAGAGTTCACACCTGCTGGGAGTGAACATACAAAGGACATCCGGCTCTAG